The proteins below are encoded in one region of Paenibacillus sp. YYML68:
- a CDS encoding sulfatase, with the protein MTTQGKRIGSKPNIVLVYMDDMGYGDIGCYGNTIIRTPVMDGIASSGVRFTQMYAAAPTCSPSRCGLLTGRYPQKAGIPRVLWPEDTCGISSEDKTIAGYLKDSGYVSKCIGKWHLGSQPEHYPTRHGFDEFYGLLYSNDMLPLYMYRNEEVEEEEVDQSTVTEKYTREAIQFIEANKDQPFFCYLAHTMPHIPLHVPEAFRGKSAGGTYGDTLECIDFYLGEILNALRANGLEENTIFIVSSDNGPWYEGSCAGLRGRKFEVYEGGVRMPFVAQWKSVIPEGTVCEEVASLMDLLPTFVELAGGTVDEERVDGKPILPLLLGEGTSPHEALYFYVNDSLNAVRSGKWKLHVASGIGKDRSIKEMPQLFDMDIDPGECYNLADRNPEVVQSLIAMMKAFDQCVQPVANTTRINRNADGRFEV; encoded by the coding sequence ATGACGACTCAAGGCAAGCGTATTGGGAGCAAGCCGAATATTGTACTTGTTTATATGGATGATATGGGATATGGCGATATAGGCTGCTATGGTAATACTATCATACGTACGCCAGTCATGGATGGGATTGCTTCGAGCGGTGTCAGGTTCACCCAGATGTATGCTGCTGCTCCAACGTGTAGTCCCTCTAGATGCGGGCTTCTTACTGGTCGGTATCCGCAAAAAGCTGGCATTCCAAGAGTATTGTGGCCGGAGGATACATGTGGAATTTCCAGCGAGGATAAGACGATCGCCGGTTATTTAAAGGATTCGGGGTATGTCAGCAAATGTATCGGTAAATGGCATTTAGGCAGTCAGCCGGAGCATTATCCAACTCGACACGGCTTTGATGAATTTTACGGACTTTTATATAGCAATGATATGTTGCCTTTGTACATGTATCGGAATGAAGAAGTGGAAGAGGAAGAGGTCGATCAATCGACTGTGACTGAAAAATATACGAGGGAAGCGATTCAGTTTATTGAGGCGAACAAGGATCAGCCGTTCTTCTGCTATTTGGCTCATACGATGCCGCATATTCCGTTACACGTACCTGAGGCGTTTCGCGGGAAATCAGCGGGGGGGACATATGGAGATACGCTCGAATGTATCGATTTCTACCTGGGCGAGATCCTCAATGCGCTGCGTGCGAATGGTCTTGAGGAAAATACAATTTTCATCGTATCCAGTGATAACGGACCTTGGTATGAAGGTAGCTGTGCCGGCTTACGCGGCCGTAAATTTGAAGTTTATGAAGGCGGGGTCCGGATGCCTTTTGTCGCTCAATGGAAATCCGTAATTCCAGAAGGCACGGTATGTGAGGAAGTGGCGAGCTTGATGGATCTTTTGCCTACGTTTGTCGAATTAGCCGGCGGTACAGTTGATGAGGAAAGAGTTGACGGGAAGCCGATACTTCCTTTGTTGCTTGGTGAAGGAACATCTCCGCATGAAGCGCTATATTTTTATGTGAATGATAGCTTGAATGCGGTTCGGTCTGGTAAGTGGAAGCTGCACGTAGCCAGTGGCATTGGGAAAGACCGTAGTATCAAGGAAATGCCTCAATTGTTCGATATGGATATCGATCCAGGTGAATGCTACAATCTCGCCGATCGCAATCCGGAAGTCGTTCAAAGTCTTATCGCAATGATGAAAGCCTTCGACCAATGTGTGCAGCCAGTAGCCAACACCACGCGGATAAATCGGAATGCGGATGGTAGGTTTGAAGTATAG
- a CDS encoding glycoside hydrolase family 88 protein: MSNAAGWTDEVWTKIINKVEVMCKSIGSEFPYISCEGKYNREEADWWTNGFWPGLLWLVYRETNEEGLKEAAAQAEAGMDCVLSDYYPLHHDVGFMWSLSSVAQYKLLGSELSKRRAMTAASHLVGRYNAMGQFIRAWNHPERVGWAIIDCMMNLPLLYWASQESGDPRFRHVAAMHANTTLREFLRPDGSSHHIVCFDPETGERREALGGQGYSPDSAWSRGTAWTIYGMALSARYTGDVRYVDAAKRAAHFFLANVPEDGLPPYDFRAPWQEGMGMDSSATACAASGMLELSLLVSECEAALYRSAAEKLLHRLNERYTALDDPNEEAILRMGTANYPRNIHINVPMIYGDFFFVEAICKLRGVRDTFW; the protein is encoded by the coding sequence ATGTCTAATGCAGCTGGATGGACAGACGAAGTATGGACTAAAATTATCAACAAGGTTGAAGTAATGTGTAAGTCGATCGGGTCGGAGTTCCCCTACATCTCTTGTGAGGGCAAATACAACCGCGAGGAAGCGGACTGGTGGACGAATGGGTTCTGGCCTGGCTTATTGTGGCTCGTTTATCGCGAGACTAATGAGGAGGGGCTGAAAGAAGCTGCCGCTCAAGCGGAAGCCGGAATGGACTGCGTTCTGTCCGACTATTACCCGTTGCATCATGACGTAGGGTTTATGTGGAGCTTGTCTTCTGTAGCGCAGTACAAGCTGCTGGGGAGCGAGCTTTCTAAGCGGAGAGCTATGACAGCGGCCAGCCATCTGGTAGGGCGGTATAACGCTATGGGCCAATTCATTCGAGCTTGGAACCATCCGGAACGGGTGGGCTGGGCGATTATCGATTGCATGATGAATTTGCCGTTATTATATTGGGCTAGCCAAGAATCGGGCGATCCACGCTTCCGCCATGTTGCCGCTATGCACGCGAATACAACACTACGTGAATTTCTGCGTCCGGATGGGTCTTCGCATCATATTGTGTGCTTCGATCCCGAAACGGGTGAGAGACGAGAGGCGCTTGGCGGGCAAGGCTATTCGCCGGATTCCGCATGGTCTCGCGGTACGGCTTGGACGATATACGGCATGGCGCTCAGCGCTCGCTACACGGGGGATGTTCGATACGTAGACGCTGCCAAGCGTGCGGCGCACTTCTTTCTTGCGAATGTACCCGAGGATGGTCTGCCTCCATATGATTTCCGGGCTCCTTGGCAAGAAGGGATGGGCATGGATTCCAGCGCAACGGCTTGTGCGGCTAGCGGAATGCTGGAGCTGAGTCTACTCGTATCGGAGTGCGAGGCTGCTCTATATCGGAGCGCAGCAGAGAAGCTGCTTCACAGGCTGAATGAACGGTACACGGCTTTGGATGATCCGAACGAGGAAGCGATTCTTAGAATGGGAACGGCCAATTATCCTAGAAATATTCATATCAATGTTCCGATGATTTACGGAGATTTCTTCTTCGTTGAGGCGATTTGTAAACTTCGCGGCGTACGAGATACTTTCTGGTAA
- the ilvC gene encoding ketol-acid reductoisomerase → MAVTTYYEKDADLNVLSGKTIAIIGYGSQGHAQAQNLRDSGLKVIIGLRQGRSFEQAKNDGFDVYSVAEATKLADIVQILMPDETQARVYKSEIEPNLKHGAAIMFSHGFNVHFGQIAPSADKDVFLVAPKSPGHMVRRVYVEGFGVPGLIAIHQDATGKAKDIGLAYAKGIGCTRAGVIETSFREETETDLFGEQAVLCGGASALVKAGFETLVEAGYAPEMAYFECLHELKLIVDLMYEGGLATMRHSISNTAEYGDYVTGPRVITEETKKEMKRVLEDIQQGKFARDFILENQSGFAFMTATRRLESEHPIEQTGKQLREMMHWIKK, encoded by the coding sequence ATGGCAGTTACAACGTATTATGAAAAAGATGCAGATCTTAACGTACTAAGCGGCAAAACAATTGCTATTATCGGTTATGGCAGCCAAGGCCATGCACAAGCGCAAAACCTGCGTGACAGCGGTCTGAAGGTCATCATCGGTCTTCGCCAAGGTCGTTCCTTCGAGCAAGCGAAAAACGACGGCTTCGACGTGTACTCCGTTGCGGAAGCGACGAAGCTCGCTGACATCGTACAAATTTTGATGCCGGACGAGACGCAAGCACGCGTCTACAAGAGCGAGATCGAGCCGAACCTGAAGCACGGCGCTGCGATCATGTTCTCCCACGGCTTTAACGTTCACTTTGGTCAAATCGCTCCATCCGCTGACAAGGACGTATTCCTCGTTGCTCCGAAGTCCCCAGGTCACATGGTTCGCCGTGTATACGTAGAAGGCTTCGGCGTGCCTGGTCTGATCGCAATTCACCAGGATGCTACAGGCAAGGCGAAGGACATCGGTCTTGCTTACGCAAAAGGTATCGGCTGCACGCGTGCAGGCGTAATTGAGACTTCGTTCCGTGAAGAGACAGAAACGGATCTGTTCGGTGAGCAGGCTGTTCTGTGCGGCGGCGCTTCCGCGCTCGTTAAAGCAGGCTTCGAGACGTTGGTAGAAGCAGGCTACGCGCCAGAGATGGCCTACTTCGAGTGCTTGCACGAGCTGAAGCTGATCGTTGACCTCATGTACGAGGGCGGTCTTGCAACAATGAGACATTCGATCTCGAACACAGCTGAGTACGGCGACTACGTAACGGGTCCTCGTGTCATCACTGAAGAGACGAAGAAGGAAATGAAGCGCGTTCTGGAAGATATCCAGCAGGGCAAGTTCGCTCGCGACTTCATCCTCGAGAACCAGTCCGGCTTCGCGTTCATGACTGCGACTCGTCGTCTGGAGTCCGAGCATCCGATCGAGCAGACAGGCAAGCAGCTGCGTGAAATGATGCACTGGATCAAGAAGTAA
- the leuB gene encoding 3-isopropylmalate dehydrogenase — protein MADVKKIAVIAGDGIGPEVVAEAIKVMRKTEEVFGLSFEFEHGLFGGIAIDEKGTPLPQETLDMCKASDAVLLGAVGGPKWDDNPKELRPETGLLGIRKALGLFSNIRPANVFDCLKDASTLKPEVLEGTDLIVVRELTGGIYFGEKFRRDGQHGQEAVDTCVYNVTEVERIVRQAFEIAQTRRKKLASVDKANVLETSRLWREVVNRIAPEYPDVELEHVLVDNCAMQLLRRPASFDVIVTENMFGDILSDEAAMLTGSIGMLSSASLGEGAFGLYEPVHGSAPDIAGQGISNPIATILSVALMYRLTFGYHEAADAIERAVKEVLDAGHRTGDIATDRSTAIGTTAMGDLIVNAVRK, from the coding sequence ATGGCAGATGTAAAGAAAATTGCTGTAATTGCCGGAGACGGTATCGGTCCAGAGGTAGTAGCAGAAGCGATTAAGGTCATGAGGAAGACTGAGGAAGTATTCGGCCTCTCCTTCGAGTTCGAGCATGGCTTGTTCGGCGGCATCGCCATCGATGAGAAGGGAACTCCGCTGCCGCAGGAGACGCTCGACATGTGTAAGGCGTCTGACGCGGTGCTGCTCGGCGCTGTAGGCGGTCCGAAGTGGGATGACAACCCGAAGGAGCTTCGCCCGGAGACAGGTCTCCTGGGCATCCGTAAGGCGCTCGGCTTGTTCTCTAACATTCGCCCAGCGAACGTGTTCGATTGCTTGAAGGACGCATCCACGCTGAAGCCAGAGGTGCTTGAAGGCACAGACCTGATCGTCGTGCGCGAGCTGACAGGCGGCATCTACTTCGGCGAGAAGTTCCGCCGCGATGGCCAGCACGGTCAAGAAGCGGTTGATACGTGCGTATACAACGTGACTGAAGTGGAGCGCATCGTTCGCCAGGCGTTCGAGATTGCGCAGACACGCCGTAAGAAGCTCGCTTCCGTCGACAAGGCGAACGTACTTGAGACGTCCCGCCTGTGGCGCGAGGTCGTGAACCGGATCGCTCCGGAGTATCCGGATGTGGAGCTGGAGCACGTGCTCGTTGATAACTGCGCGATGCAGCTGCTGCGCCGTCCGGCAAGCTTCGACGTTATCGTGACAGAGAACATGTTCGGCGATATTCTGAGCGACGAGGCAGCAATGCTGACTGGCTCGATCGGCATGCTGTCGTCCGCATCGCTCGGCGAGGGCGCGTTCGGCTTGTACGAGCCGGTACACGGCTCGGCGCCTGACATTGCCGGTCAAGGCATCTCGAACCCGATCGCGACGATCTTGTCCGTTGCTCTCATGTACCGCCTGACGTTCGGCTACCACGAGGCAGCTGATGCGATCGAGCGTGCGGTGAAGGAAGTGCTTGATGCGGGTCACCGTACAGGCGACATCGCGACTGACCGCAGCACTGCGATCGGCACAACGGCGATGGGCGACCTGATCGTGAACGCGGTGCGTAAGTAA
- the ilvN gene encoding acetolactate synthase small subunit: MIRKHTISVLVNNQPGVLQRVSGLFGRRGFNIESITVGESEESGLSRMVIVTTGDDKTLEQVSKQLYKLIDVIKVVDLSSNPMVARELALIKVQAEPSMRPEILGVVETFRAAVVDIGPSSLIVQVVGDSTKIDAMTELLKPYGIKELTRTGVTAMTRGIVQ, translated from the coding sequence ATGATTCGCAAACACACCATTTCCGTATTAGTCAATAATCAGCCCGGTGTGCTGCAGCGCGTATCCGGCCTGTTCGGCCGCCGCGGCTTCAATATCGAGAGTATCACAGTGGGAGAGTCCGAGGAGAGCGGACTGTCTCGCATGGTTATCGTCACGACAGGGGACGATAAGACGCTGGAGCAGGTTTCCAAGCAGCTGTATAAGCTGATCGACGTCATCAAGGTCGTGGACCTGAGCTCGAACCCGATGGTGGCGCGCGAGCTGGCGCTGATCAAGGTGCAGGCCGAGCCGAGCATGCGTCCGGAAATTCTCGGCGTCGTCGAGACGTTCCGCGCTGCTGTAGTCGACATCGGACCGAGCTCGCTGATCGTGCAGGTCGTTGGCGACTCCACGAAGATCGACGCGATGACCGAACTGCTGAAGCCGTACGGCATCAAGGAGCTTACTCGCACAGGTGTAACCGCGATGACACGCGGTATTGTTCAATAA
- the gcvH gene encoding glycine cleavage system protein GcvH encodes MEIVQGLKYSENHHWVKVEGKQAIIGLTDFAQEEFGMIVFIELPESGETITAGEPFGSMESVKTVTELYAPVSGRIVSTNTKLGENPGVINMSPYGHGWLMTIELSEPSELDKLWDAEKYEETYGHE; translated from the coding sequence ATGGAAATCGTACAAGGACTGAAGTACAGCGAGAACCATCACTGGGTGAAGGTGGAGGGCAAGCAGGCGATCATCGGACTGACGGACTTCGCGCAGGAGGAGTTCGGCATGATCGTCTTCATCGAGCTGCCGGAGTCGGGGGAGACCATTACAGCGGGTGAGCCGTTCGGCAGCATGGAGTCGGTGAAGACGGTGACGGAGCTGTATGCGCCGGTGTCCGGCAGGATCGTCAGCACCAATACGAAGCTGGGTGAAAATCCGGGTGTCATCAACATGTCACCGTACGGTCACGGCTGGCTGATGACGATCGAGCTGAGCGAACCGAGCGAGCTGGATAAGCTGTGGGATGCCGAGAAGTATGAAGAGACGTACGGGCACGAGTAG
- a CDS encoding 2-isopropylmalate synthase, whose amino-acid sequence MKNAGKYSRGYFMPPQQSLKWTQKEYIIEAPSWCSVDLRDGNQALIVPMNLEEKLEYFQLLVDVGFKEIEVGFPAASETEFTFLRTLIEQNLIPDDVTIQVLTQSREHIIRRTFESLRGAKKAVVHLYNSTSLAQREQVFRKSKEEIIDIAVTGAKLLKVCAEETEGNFQFQYSPESFTGTEIEFALDICNRVLDVWQPTADNKVIINLPATVSMSMPHVYASQIEYMSENLSYRDNVIVSLHPHNDRGTGVADAELGMLAGGQRVEGTLFGNGERTGNVDIITLALNLYSHGVDPKLNFHNLPEILSVYERLTKMRVGERHPYGGELVFTAFSGSHQDAIAKGMKWREEQERGHWSVPYLPIDPKDIGREYEGDIIRINSQSGKGGIGYVLQLKYGLDLPAKMREHFGYCVKNVSDQEQKELLPNEIYDIFVKQYVNIKTPVELVKFRFTEEESFQAVVTIRTSEGTKEITGAGDGGLDAISNALHTHLGVDYSDLTYQEHALETGSKSQAVSYIGVKGSNGNVYWGCGIDVDIMTSSVKALFSAVNNMGADGK is encoded by the coding sequence ATGAAGAATGCAGGGAAATATAGTAGAGGCTATTTTATGCCGCCGCAGCAAAGCTTGAAATGGACCCAGAAGGAATACATCATAGAGGCGCCGAGCTGGTGCAGCGTGGATCTTCGTGACGGGAATCAGGCACTGATCGTTCCGATGAACCTAGAGGAGAAGCTGGAATATTTCCAATTGCTCGTGGATGTTGGGTTCAAGGAGATTGAGGTTGGCTTCCCCGCAGCCTCGGAGACAGAATTCACCTTCCTGCGCACGCTGATCGAGCAGAACCTGATCCCGGATGATGTCACCATCCAGGTGCTGACCCAGTCGAGAGAGCATATTATTCGTAGAACCTTCGAGTCGCTGAGGGGAGCGAAAAAGGCGGTCGTACATCTGTACAATTCGACCTCCCTGGCCCAGCGGGAGCAAGTGTTCCGCAAGTCCAAGGAGGAAATTATTGATATCGCCGTCACCGGCGCGAAGCTGCTGAAGGTATGTGCTGAGGAGACGGAGGGCAACTTCCAGTTCCAATACTCGCCGGAGAGCTTTACAGGGACAGAGATCGAATTCGCATTAGATATCTGCAATCGGGTGCTGGATGTGTGGCAGCCTACAGCCGATAACAAGGTCATCATTAATTTACCTGCAACGGTATCGATGTCCATGCCGCATGTCTACGCAAGCCAGATTGAGTACATGAGTGAGAACTTAAGCTATCGGGACAACGTCATCGTATCCCTTCACCCCCATAACGACAGAGGAACGGGAGTAGCGGATGCTGAGCTGGGCATGCTGGCTGGGGGGCAGCGGGTTGAGGGAACGTTGTTCGGGAACGGGGAGAGAACGGGGAATGTGGATATCATTACGCTGGCACTGAACCTGTACTCTCATGGTGTAGACCCGAAGCTGAACTTCCATAACCTTCCTGAGATTCTGTCCGTCTATGAGCGTCTGACCAAGATGAGAGTGGGCGAAAGACATCCATACGGCGGGGAGCTGGTGTTCACAGCATTCTCGGGCTCCCATCAGGATGCGATTGCGAAGGGTATGAAGTGGCGCGAGGAGCAGGAACGCGGACATTGGTCTGTTCCGTATTTGCCGATCGATCCCAAGGATATCGGCAGGGAGTATGAAGGGGATATTATCCGGATCAACAGCCAGTCGGGCAAGGGGGGAATCGGGTACGTGCTTCAGCTGAAGTACGGCCTGGACCTGCCAGCCAAGATGCGTGAGCACTTCGGCTACTGCGTGAAGAACGTATCGGATCAGGAGCAGAAGGAGCTACTGCCAAACGAGATCTATGATATTTTCGTTAAGCAATATGTGAATATCAAAACTCCGGTGGAGCTCGTCAAATTCCGCTTCACGGAGGAGGAGTCCTTCCAAGCGGTGGTGACGATCCGGACGAGCGAAGGAACGAAGGAAATTACCGGAGCAGGCGACGGAGGCCTGGATGCGATCAGCAATGCACTGCATACGCACCTCGGAGTGGACTACTCCGACCTGACGTACCAGGAGCACGCACTCGAGACGGGCTCCAAGTCGCAGGCGGTCTCGTACATCGGGGTCAAGGGCTCGAACGGCAACGTATATTGGGGCTGCGGCATCGATGTCGACATCATGACCTCGTCGGTTAAGGCTCTGTTCAGTGCCGTGAATAACATGGGCGCCGACGGGAAGTAA
- a CDS encoding helix-turn-helix domain-containing protein: protein MLKRIVDRRRSVILTWLFSYLAVMLLPMIISIFIYNISNNTLKNEIHQANNALLSQVRETMDNYFDSMKRLTYELIWNVKVGELLFSNKYTASIPEEYYYDSYQITKDLKQYQSAYSVVDMSYIYLQKDNTVLYPETIRYGLDGFQLIHGTSNAYTYQQWIELMSQPQFKGFVPMVRIDRNNKLQKTVAYINSYNSILNDNGPPPATSVTMIDQSRILGVIENVELFNNGHVIILNDQNHVLVSNAEDSLMDQLPKDFIQGTSGMSYYTIGQESYEILYQKSAKSGLTYVSFIPTSLYWQKAELIRTLTITSTIISLLAGLLLAVFFLRRNYTPVRRLVQAFSVTGEHGIGKDSNEFQFIQQAVDDTLHKMDSIVIQMEQQRHILRSNFIGRLLKGRIDSQIPIDESLATFHMNFHSDDFAVILVYLESTEPFYEAISGTDDSYKRKLLQFIITNVIEELANQQHVGYVAEIDEALACLINFRAFNKESRLGELRRIAEEAQRFLTSHYRVRLTVSISGLHRTTAGISQAYQQALDAMEYKLVMGSKDVLSYDEIAELTSEKNEVSYSYPLQVEQQLINSLKIGDYEKSKNLLDSIIADNFNGASVSVAYARCLMLNLVSTIIKAVSEIGSVQDSFLVQNPKRIEQLTACRTIEDMQEKMTEFVKTVCEYTSLRRQQNLQASRDQEVNHLVAQVIDFIHDNYTDSNLNISMLGQHFGMKPTYLSKMFKDQTGEGLLDYINKRRVEKAKQLIGERSLQVSEVTGCVGFNDVNVFIRTFKKYEGITPGKFKDLQEEK, encoded by the coding sequence TTGCTAAAACGAATCGTTGATCGTCGCCGCAGTGTCATCTTAACGTGGTTGTTTTCATATTTGGCAGTTATGCTGTTGCCCATGATTATTAGCATTTTTATTTATAATATTTCAAACAATACGCTCAAAAATGAAATCCACCAAGCCAATAACGCCTTGCTCAGTCAAGTCCGCGAAACGATGGATAATTACTTTGATTCGATGAAACGGCTGACCTATGAGCTTATTTGGAACGTCAAAGTGGGGGAGTTGCTTTTTTCCAACAAATACACCGCTTCCATACCCGAAGAATATTACTACGATTCTTATCAAATCACAAAAGATTTGAAGCAATATCAAAGTGCCTACTCGGTCGTGGACATGTCATACATTTATTTGCAAAAAGACAATACCGTCCTGTATCCGGAAACGATCCGTTACGGACTAGACGGGTTCCAGCTGATTCATGGAACCAGCAACGCCTATACTTATCAACAGTGGATCGAACTTATGAGTCAACCCCAATTCAAAGGCTTCGTGCCAATGGTGCGTATAGACCGGAACAACAAGCTCCAGAAAACGGTTGCCTACATCAACTCGTATAATTCCATACTTAACGATAACGGTCCGCCTCCGGCTACCAGTGTAACCATGATCGATCAGTCGCGCATACTAGGCGTCATTGAGAATGTCGAGCTATTTAATAATGGTCACGTCATTATTTTGAACGATCAAAATCATGTGCTTGTATCGAATGCCGAGGACTCGTTGATGGATCAGTTGCCTAAGGATTTTATCCAAGGAACATCCGGTATGTCTTACTATACGATTGGTCAGGAGAGCTATGAAATTCTGTATCAAAAGTCGGCTAAATCCGGACTTACCTATGTTTCCTTCATTCCTACAAGCTTATATTGGCAAAAAGCAGAGCTTATTCGAACGCTCACGATTACAAGTACCATCATCAGCTTGCTGGCAGGTCTCCTGCTCGCCGTCTTCTTCCTGCGTCGAAATTACACCCCGGTTCGTCGGCTCGTACAAGCTTTTTCGGTCACAGGAGAGCATGGCATTGGAAAAGACAGCAACGAATTTCAATTCATACAACAGGCCGTGGACGATACGTTGCACAAAATGGATAGTATTGTCATCCAAATGGAGCAGCAGCGCCATATTCTCCGTTCGAACTTCATCGGGCGGTTATTGAAAGGGCGGATTGATAGTCAAATTCCGATAGACGAATCGCTTGCAACGTTTCATATGAATTTTCATTCTGACGATTTTGCAGTCATCCTCGTCTATTTGGAGTCTACTGAACCATTCTATGAGGCGATCAGCGGAACAGATGATTCGTACAAACGCAAATTACTGCAGTTTATTATAACGAATGTGATCGAGGAGCTTGCTAACCAGCAACATGTTGGTTACGTTGCCGAAATCGATGAAGCGCTTGCCTGTCTAATCAATTTCAGGGCATTCAATAAGGAGTCGCGCTTGGGAGAGCTGCGCCGTATAGCCGAGGAAGCGCAACGATTCTTGACGTCGCACTATCGCGTCCGGCTGACGGTTTCCATCAGTGGTCTTCATCGAACCACCGCCGGAATCTCGCAAGCGTATCAGCAGGCGCTTGATGCGATGGAGTATAAGCTAGTGATGGGCAGTAAAGATGTTTTGAGCTATGACGAAATTGCCGAGTTGACTAGCGAAAAGAATGAAGTCAGTTATTCATACCCTCTCCAAGTAGAGCAACAGTTAATCAATAGCTTAAAAATTGGCGACTACGAAAAATCGAAAAATTTGCTGGACAGCATTATTGCGGATAACTTCAACGGTGCATCCGTTTCCGTCGCGTATGCAAGATGTCTCATGCTGAATTTGGTCAGTACGATCATCAAGGCGGTTAGTGAAATTGGCAGTGTGCAGGACAGCTTTCTTGTCCAGAATCCCAAGCGGATCGAGCAGCTTACCGCATGCCGAACGATTGAAGACATGCAGGAAAAGATGACGGAATTCGTCAAGACGGTGTGCGAGTATACATCTTTGCGGCGGCAGCAAAACCTTCAAGCGTCGAGGGATCAAGAGGTTAATCATTTGGTCGCCCAAGTCATAGATTTCATCCATGACAATTATACGGATTCAAACTTGAATATCTCCATGCTAGGTCAGCATTTTGGAATGAAGCCGACATACTTGTCCAAAATGTTCAAGGATCAAACCGGTGAAGGCTTGTTGGATTACATCAATAAACGTCGTGTGGAGAAAGCGAAGCAGCTGATCGGGGAACGTAGCTTGCAAGTAAGCGAAGTAACCGGATGTGTCGGATTCAATGATGTAAACGTGTTTATCCGAACGTTTAAGAAATATGAAGGGATTACGCCAGGGAAATTCAAGGACCTTCAAGAGGAGAAATAA